From a region of the uncultured Desulfatiglans sp. genome:
- a CDS encoding putative Phenylacetate-coenzyme A ligase (Evidence 3 : Putative function from multiple computational evidences): MADQWPRLFNEKMESLTVDRINELHNPLFLKQLEHVSKHSPLYQEKFKAAGLEAGDIKGIEQIGQLPFTVKSELREAQMRNAPVGAHRAVDVVDLSRVYSSSGTTGIPTYIGLTQSDILNVHAEAIARFAWGGGIRPDSIVVNIPTAPFIADTFREGLEKMGAVNFPTGFNTDRVISAFKYQSANALHSTVSFWSYLLKEIEKAGLDPKKLGIRRIIGGAEGGTKAVRPLIEESFGATVIEGMGMGEQACIVWGECVENRGRAGMHYIAQGIVHVELIDPETDKPLEIEEGATGELVYSGLIHQAMPLLRYRSRDHVRVVGVDRCDCGRGGMRIEVLGRYDDMLTVLGVNVYPLAIKDVATTFKPRLSGQIEVQLEEPGTAVKPPLKIKAELGEEPGDLKELKKLLERELRARLIFQAEVELVKELPQYQYKGKLIRKLYEE; this comes from the coding sequence ATGGCGGATCAATGGCCGAGATTGTTCAACGAAAAAATGGAGTCGCTCACCGTCGACAGGATCAATGAACTGCACAACCCGCTGTTTTTGAAACAACTGGAGCATGTCAGCAAACACTCGCCGCTCTATCAGGAGAAATTCAAGGCGGCCGGGCTCGAGGCCGGGGACATCAAGGGCATCGAACAGATCGGCCAGCTACCCTTCACCGTCAAGAGCGAACTGCGCGAGGCGCAGATGCGCAATGCCCCGGTGGGCGCGCACCGTGCGGTGGATGTCGTCGATCTGAGCCGGGTGTATTCCTCGAGCGGCACCACCGGAATACCGACCTACATCGGGTTGACGCAGAGCGACATCCTGAACGTCCACGCCGAGGCGATCGCGCGTTTCGCCTGGGGCGGTGGCATCCGGCCGGACAGCATCGTCGTCAACATCCCGACCGCGCCGTTTATTGCCGACACCTTCCGGGAGGGCCTCGAGAAGATGGGGGCGGTCAACTTCCCGACCGGCTTCAACACGGACCGGGTCATCAGCGCCTTCAAATACCAAAGCGCAAACGCCCTGCACTCCACGGTCTCCTTCTGGAGCTATCTGCTCAAAGAGATCGAAAAGGCCGGGCTCGATCCCAAGAAGCTCGGGATCAGGCGCATCATCGGCGGCGCGGAGGGAGGGACCAAAGCAGTCAGGCCGCTGATCGAGGAGTCCTTCGGCGCCACCGTGATCGAAGGGATGGGGATGGGGGAGCAGGCCTGCATCGTTTGGGGCGAATGCGTCGAAAACCGAGGTCGCGCGGGGATGCACTACATCGCGCAGGGGATCGTCCACGTCGAGTTGATCGACCCGGAGACCGACAAGCCGCTGGAGATCGAGGAAGGGGCCACGGGTGAACTCGTCTACAGCGGCTTGATCCATCAGGCCATGCCGCTGCTGCGCTACCGGTCGCGGGATCATGTGCGCGTCGTCGGCGTCGACCGTTGCGACTGCGGACGGGGCGGGATGCGGATCGAGGTCCTGGGGCGCTACGACGACATGCTGACCGTGCTGGGGGTCAATGTCTATCCTCTGGCCATCAAGGATGTGGCTACGACCTTCAAACCGCGCCTGAGCGGGCAGATCGAGGTGCAGCTGGAGGAGCCCGGGACCGCGGTGAAGCCTCCCCTGAAGATCAAGGCCGAGCTCGGCGAGGAGCCCGGGGATCTCAAGGAACTGAAAAAGCTCCTGGAGAGGGAACTGCGGGCCCGGCTGATCTTCCAGGCCGAGGTCGAGCTCGTCAAGGAACTGCCGCAATATCAGTACAAAGGGAAACTTATCCGCAAGCTCTACGAGGAGTAG
- a CDS encoding conserved hypothetical protein (Evidence 4 : Unknown function but conserved in other organisms), with protein MAKSIVMIGTTDTKSEQLGFLRRRIEEIGFRPILMDISMGKRPSVDADIGPDEIAARVGKDIEQLRGSRNRAEVTDAMTAGAVETALGLLSEGKLDGIVALGGATIALVGARVMARLPFGLPKLIATPAAMPAYINRWFEATDLAVMQIILEVSGMSDLMKNALAQVAGAICGMAEQSMDCRSLKLPYPSVAVTELGFSDQCAKNVEKLLIERGYHVFPFHAQGVSDRAMDRLIEQGFFDGVVEIVPAGLVEEKFKGNRAAGMKRLDAALERGIPQVWAPCCLNLTGAGPTRHNRPKYVAGGRVLEIDQMRAMTRFPVDELLVGARMYAEKMNKAKGPLKLVVPLRGWSSIDQEGGILYDPAEDRLFVEELKRHLRADIPLEELDCNLEDMPMAERMVDILEEFMKRDR; from the coding sequence ATGGCTAAGAGTATCGTCATGATCGGGACAACCGATACAAAATCGGAGCAGCTCGGCTTCCTGAGGCGGAGGATCGAGGAGATCGGGTTCCGGCCCATCCTGATGGATATCAGCATGGGGAAGCGGCCCTCGGTCGACGCGGACATCGGACCGGATGAGATCGCTGCGCGGGTGGGCAAAGACATCGAGCAGCTGAGAGGGTCAAGGAACAGGGCGGAGGTGACGGATGCCATGACGGCCGGGGCTGTCGAGACCGCGCTGGGCCTGCTCTCGGAGGGGAAACTGGACGGCATCGTGGCCCTGGGAGGCGCGACGATCGCCCTGGTCGGCGCGCGGGTGATGGCCCGGCTGCCCTTCGGGCTCCCCAAGCTGATCGCCACCCCGGCGGCGATGCCCGCGTACATCAACCGCTGGTTCGAAGCGACGGACCTGGCCGTGATGCAGATCATCCTGGAGGTGTCCGGGATGAGCGATCTCATGAAAAACGCGCTCGCGCAGGTGGCGGGTGCGATCTGCGGCATGGCGGAGCAGTCGATGGACTGCCGCTCCCTCAAGCTGCCCTATCCATCGGTGGCCGTCACGGAGCTGGGTTTTTCGGATCAATGCGCCAAGAACGTCGAGAAGCTGCTGATCGAGAGGGGATACCACGTCTTTCCCTTCCACGCCCAGGGGGTCAGCGACCGGGCCATGGACCGCCTCATCGAACAGGGGTTCTTCGACGGCGTCGTCGAGATCGTGCCGGCGGGTCTGGTCGAAGAGAAGTTCAAAGGCAACCGTGCCGCCGGCATGAAGCGGCTGGACGCCGCATTGGAACGGGGCATCCCCCAGGTCTGGGCGCCGTGCTGCCTCAACCTGACCGGGGCCGGGCCCACCCGGCACAATCGGCCGAAATACGTCGCCGGCGGCCGGGTGTTGGAGATCGATCAGATGCGGGCGATGACGCGCTTCCCGGTCGATGAACTCCTGGTCGGCGCTCGGATGTATGCGGAAAAGATGAACAAGGCGAAAGGTCCCCTCAAACTGGTCGTACCCCTGCGGGGCTGGTCATCGATCGACCAGGAGGGCGGGATCCTCTATGACCCGGCCGAGGACCGGCTGTTCGTCGAGGAGTTGAAGAGGCATCTCAGGGCGGACATCCCGCTCGAAGAGCTCGACTGCAACCTCGAGGATATGCCCATGGCCGAGAGGATGGTCGACATCCTCGAAGAATTCATGAAAAGGGATCGCTGA
- a CDS encoding Transcriptional regulator (Cro/CI family protein), whose translation MCDDMEETRMQEEWITQNIRNLREKKGMTLQELADLTGLTKSYLSKIERSKKAPPYSTVNKIANALGVDVRFIFEGNGEEDIDPRITFTRRGAGEVVETVGAFYGYKYEALASKKPGKNMLPYIIEPAFEEKGVFQHEGEELLYVLEGRHEFVYDGKSTMMEEGDCVYFDAGVPHYGRSVGEKKAKLLAVMFNYKRL comes from the coding sequence ATGTGCGATGACATGGAAGAGACGCGTATGCAGGAAGAATGGATCACACAGAATATCAGGAATCTGCGCGAAAAGAAGGGCATGACCCTTCAGGAACTGGCGGATCTTACGGGGTTGACCAAGAGCTATCTCTCGAAGATCGAACGCTCGAAGAAGGCTCCGCCTTATTCCACGGTCAACAAGATCGCCAATGCGCTTGGGGTCGATGTCCGGTTCATTTTCGAAGGAAACGGGGAAGAGGACATCGACCCGCGCATCACGTTCACCAGGCGCGGTGCGGGCGAGGTCGTCGAAACCGTAGGCGCCTTTTACGGCTACAAGTATGAGGCCCTGGCCTCGAAAAAGCCGGGCAAGAACATGCTCCCCTACATCATCGAGCCGGCCTTCGAGGAAAAGGGGGTTTTTCAGCATGAAGGGGAAGAGCTTCTCTACGTGCTGGAGGGCCGCCACGAGTTTGTCTATGACGGCAAGAGCACCATGATGGAAGAGGGCGACTGCGTCTATTTCGATGCGGGCGTGCCGCATTACGGCCGCAGCGTCGGGGAAAAGAAGGCGAAGCTCCTGGCGGTGATGTTCAACTATAAGCGATTGTGA
- a CDS encoding hypothetical protein (Evidence 5 : Unknown function), translating into MRGGDLQVASTQTLDFLDIGQKSLFPDWKLGSIRKSFPDGHQIGVGKERCAL; encoded by the coding sequence TTGCGTGGAGGCGACCTACAGGTCGCCTCCACGCAAACGCTTGATTTCCTTGATATTGGCCAAAAATCCTTATTTCCGGATTGGAAACTGGGTTCTATACGGAAATCATTTCCGGATGGACACCAAATAGGCGTTGGGAAAGAGCGATGTGCCCTGTGA
- a CDS encoding hypothetical protein (Evidence 5 : Unknown function), protein MVFLANLRVNLHVCVEATYRSPPRKRLISLILAKNPYFRIGNWVLYGNHFRMDTK, encoded by the coding sequence ATGGTCTTTTTGGCCAATCTCCGCGTCAATCTGCACGTTTGCGTGGAGGCGACCTACAGGTCGCCTCCACGCAAACGCTTGATTTCCTTGATATTGGCCAAAAATCCTTATTTCCGGATTGGAAACTGGGTTCTATACGGAAATCATTTCCGGATGGACACCAAATAG
- a CDS encoding putative PEP-utilizing enzyme, mobile domain protein (Evidence 3 : Putative function from multiple computational evidences): protein MLHPAYDLSFYEFDDEKDPQSYGVLLCDVVHGKPAMKPLYIGIGWYWYYSGFRYGSETLFLPTTRGWDSRFIQGYPYITAIRTTEEERREREPYFRQKIKPFLQDFDAVWDGYKKELMELYTEAKESRGLKDWGDIERLTNIELLSFFLDFTYTINRKEGEIHMIMMMASYYINGLFQLMWKDLFGRDAPIDPDFGRLMSGFENQDVKVMRELWRLSRKAVSMGLEEAFAGSDREEILRLLNENTRGREWLEEYHTFLTRHGWRCERMHAYDTPAWIERPSLALNRVKMLMKDEEFTFDSERGRIILEREQAEKNVLEKVPAEVKDSFEVLMKAAQRSGYWSEDHTYFCDFYVGALGRWIVTEFGRRFAQAGCIDSAEDVHFLHPDEIRKAAIPMGKVDLRPYVQRRKEAWKANSKIEPVPFYGDISQAQDVLKSDPTLSVSTQVPIVREELKADLYGAAAAPGVYEGRARVIMSADQLPEVEPGEILVAPGTSAAWTAAFSVIKGLVTDGGGALSHPVIMAREYGIPCVAGCVEGSQKIRTGMTIRIDGDLGVVYIKA, encoded by the coding sequence ATGCTTCATCCTGCTTATGATCTGTCTTTCTACGAATTCGACGATGAGAAAGATCCCCAAAGCTACGGCGTGCTGCTGTGCGATGTCGTGCATGGAAAACCGGCTATGAAGCCCCTTTATATCGGGATTGGCTGGTACTGGTACTATTCCGGATTCAGATACGGCTCGGAAACCCTCTTTCTGCCGACGACGCGTGGATGGGATTCGAGATTTATTCAGGGATACCCCTATATCACAGCCATTCGAACCACCGAGGAAGAGCGGAGGGAGAGGGAACCCTATTTCAGGCAAAAGATCAAGCCGTTTCTGCAGGATTTCGATGCCGTCTGGGATGGGTACAAGAAGGAGTTGATGGAGCTTTACACAGAGGCTAAAGAATCGCGGGGGCTGAAGGACTGGGGCGATATCGAAAGGTTGACCAACATCGAACTGCTTTCGTTTTTCCTTGATTTCACCTATACCATCAACCGCAAGGAAGGTGAAATCCACATGATCATGATGATGGCCTCCTACTATATCAACGGCCTCTTTCAGTTGATGTGGAAGGACCTTTTCGGCCGCGACGCCCCCATCGATCCGGATTTCGGCAGGCTCATGTCCGGTTTCGAGAACCAGGATGTCAAGGTGATGCGGGAATTGTGGCGGCTCAGCAGAAAAGCGGTTTCGATGGGGCTCGAAGAGGCATTCGCAGGTTCGGACAGGGAGGAGATTCTTCGCCTGTTGAACGAAAACACAAGAGGACGGGAGTGGCTGGAAGAATATCACACGTTCCTTACCCGGCATGGATGGCGGTGTGAGCGGATGCATGCATATGACACCCCGGCCTGGATCGAAAGACCTTCGCTGGCATTGAACCGGGTGAAGATGCTGATGAAGGATGAGGAGTTTACCTTCGATAGTGAGCGGGGCCGCATCATATTAGAAAGGGAGCAGGCCGAGAAAAATGTGCTCGAAAAAGTGCCGGCGGAGGTGAAGGATTCCTTTGAAGTGCTGATGAAAGCGGCGCAAAGATCGGGGTATTGGAGCGAAGACCACACCTATTTCTGTGATTTTTATGTCGGGGCGCTCGGACGGTGGATCGTGACCGAGTTCGGCCGCAGATTCGCCCAGGCCGGATGCATCGACTCGGCCGAAGACGTCCATTTCCTGCATCCCGATGAAATCCGCAAGGCCGCCATCCCGATGGGGAAGGTCGACCTGCGGCCTTATGTCCAGCGGCGCAAGGAGGCCTGGAAAGCCAATTCGAAGATCGAGCCGGTTCCCTTCTACGGCGATATCTCTCAGGCGCAGGACGTCCTCAAGAGCGACCCGACACTCTCGGTTTCGACGCAGGTCCCGATCGTACGGGAGGAACTGAAGGCGGATCTTTACGGCGCAGCTGCAGCCCCGGGCGTTTATGAAGGAAGAGCGAGGGTCATCATGAGCGCGGATCAGCTTCCGGAGGTGGAGCCCGGTGAGATCCTGGTGGCCCCCGGGACATCGGCCGCCTGGACGGCTGCTTTCAGCGTGATTAAAGGGTTGGTGACGGACGGAGGAGGTGCGTTGTCCCATCCGGTGATTATGGCGCGGGAGTATGGGATCCCCTGCGTGGCCGGATGTGTCGAAGGAAGCCAGAAGATTAGGACCGGCATGACCATCCGGATCGACGGAGACCTGGGCGTCGTCTATATCAAAGCCTAG
- a CDS encoding Pyruvate phosphate dikinase, PEP/pyruvate binding domain protein has protein sequence MKGVVWIEKLGQGHKELVGKKCANLGEMAQMGLRVPSGFALSVNAYKDFMKLSGAGEEIEKLLADVDLRPENLGAFKEVSPRLREIVESKKIPDELEDPILSHYRELNERLCMRDVAVSVRSAGAVSHPGQYETCLNVKGETDLLEKVKKVWSSTFNMVSLTSRSRHGLPLESDPIGVAVLKMVRAKAAGVLFTVDPNRGNASRMIIEANWGLGESVVSGNARPDLLVLDKATLKPVEKTLGTKETYIGFDALGTKEVETPEDMRRQFCISDEEAAELGRLGKVLEEHFNVPQDCEWAIDQDLVFPMSILLLQTRAEVVAKQKDPVDKVLDMMLSRMGT, from the coding sequence ATGAAAGGGGTAGTCTGGATCGAAAAGCTTGGTCAGGGGCACAAGGAACTCGTTGGAAAGAAGTGCGCTAATCTCGGTGAGATGGCGCAGATGGGTCTGAGGGTTCCGTCTGGCTTTGCGCTGAGTGTAAACGCTTATAAGGATTTCATGAAATTGTCGGGGGCGGGGGAGGAGATTGAAAAGCTCCTTGCGGACGTTGATCTGCGGCCCGAGAATCTCGGTGCCTTCAAGGAGGTCAGCCCCCGGTTGCGCGAGATCGTGGAATCGAAAAAGATTCCGGATGAACTCGAGGATCCGATTCTGTCGCACTACAGGGAGCTGAACGAAAGATTATGCATGAGAGACGTGGCCGTGTCAGTCCGTTCCGCCGGGGCGGTCAGCCACCCCGGACAGTATGAAACCTGCTTGAATGTGAAGGGGGAGACGGATCTGCTCGAAAAAGTGAAAAAGGTCTGGTCGAGCACGTTCAACATGGTCTCGTTGACGTCCCGCAGCCGACACGGCTTGCCCCTCGAGAGCGATCCGATCGGCGTCGCAGTTCTGAAAATGGTGAGGGCAAAAGCCGCAGGCGTGCTGTTTACCGTCGATCCGAACCGCGGGAATGCATCGCGCATGATCATCGAAGCGAACTGGGGATTGGGAGAGAGCGTGGTAAGCGGCAATGCACGTCCTGATCTCCTTGTTCTAGACAAGGCCACTCTTAAACCGGTGGAAAAGACATTGGGAACCAAAGAGACCTATATAGGCTTCGATGCCTTGGGTACAAAAGAGGTGGAAACACCTGAAGATATGCGCCGTCAGTTTTGTATCAGCGATGAGGAGGCTGCAGAGTTGGGCCGTCTCGGAAAGGTGCTCGAAGAACATTTCAATGTTCCGCAAGATTGCGAGTGGGCTATCGATCAGGATCTCGTTTTTCCGATGAGCATCCTCCTCCTTCAGACCCGCGCCGAAGTCGTAGCCAAACAGAAAGACCCTGTCGACAAGGTGCTCGACATGATGCTGTCGAGGATGGGGACCTGA
- a CDS encoding putative Peroxyureidoacrylate/ureidoacrylate amidohydrolase RutB (Evidence 3 : Putative function from multiple computational evidences), protein MITLNAGPEAVSLERARSALVIVDMQNAFLRPEGYFGMLGVDLEGVPSVVDRCRRLADACRKNTIQVIYLKMVYPGETERSKIVDTPFFYKSKTFRLAKDQSDIVKRLPLEGSWGANIIDELTPRSDDLIIVKERHDGFIDTNFQTHLLQKGINSLIFAGTATNVCVESTLRHAAALDYFAILVADATSPLGSHELQKATISNVKASFGWVTDTQSVLAALQYPD, encoded by the coding sequence ATGATCACCCTGAACGCCGGACCGGAAGCTGTTTCATTGGAGCGGGCACGAAGTGCTCTGGTGATAGTGGACATGCAGAATGCGTTTCTGCGTCCTGAAGGATATTTCGGCATGTTAGGGGTCGATCTGGAAGGGGTGCCTTCCGTCGTAGATCGCTGCCGAAGGCTTGCAGATGCTTGCAGGAAAAATACCATCCAGGTGATTTATTTGAAGATGGTATATCCCGGGGAAACAGAGCGATCCAAAATAGTCGATACCCCTTTTTTTTACAAATCCAAGACCTTTCGCTTAGCTAAAGACCAATCCGATATTGTGAAACGCCTCCCATTAGAGGGTTCCTGGGGAGCTAATATCATAGACGAACTCACGCCCCGTTCCGATGACCTCATCATAGTGAAGGAAAGGCATGACGGATTCATCGATACAAATTTCCAGACCCATCTTTTACAAAAGGGGATCAACTCCCTCATCTTTGCCGGAACTGCCACCAACGTATGCGTCGAATCCACATTGCGACATGCGGCCGCTCTGGACTATTTCGCGATCCTCGTGGCGGATGCGACCAGCCCGCTTGGCAGTCATGAATTGCAGAAGGCGACCATTTCCAACGTCAAAGCCAGTTTTGGATGGGTGACCGACACGCAGAGCGTCCTGGCAGCTTTGCAGTACCCTGACTAG
- a CDS encoding conserved hypothetical protein (Evidence 4 : Unknown function but conserved in other organisms), which translates to MSFSIPEREVKKMNLKDRYAIVGVGCTPQGRFPDRTVLSFYVESCANAILDAGLERKDIDGLICYRQFPTRPGEEEVSAYLVAQHLGLSPNAISQEANCARSHLLHALAMLEAGLCRYVVLSYADTSRLGTLGSPPSYTDKAVFGHFGLAADYALAARRAMHTQHTGPETWKKIAVSQRRWANLNPAALMHGQNMSEDDYDRSRWVVEPFRLADCCLMNDGGRACVITSLERARDLRHPPAVIMGIGQHNPSREIQASTAMDGPTGAFFAGQTAFRMAGVTRDDIDACQIYDCFTYTVEITLQDYGFFAPGEGESWFDHGRTAPGGSLPVNTSGGLLSEAYFMGLTPLTEAAMQLMGRCGERQLGPATGTKTPELILCSDNGGVFQTHSTTILRKG; encoded by the coding sequence ATGAGTTTTTCCATCCCCGAACGAGAGGTGAAAAAAATGAACCTGAAGGACCGCTATGCGATCGTCGGCGTCGGCTGCACGCCCCAGGGGCGCTTCCCGGACAGGACGGTGCTCAGCTTTTACGTGGAATCCTGCGCCAACGCGATCCTGGATGCAGGGCTCGAGCGCAAGGACATCGACGGACTGATCTGCTACCGCCAGTTTCCCACGAGGCCCGGCGAAGAGGAAGTATCCGCCTACCTCGTGGCGCAACATCTTGGTCTTTCTCCCAATGCCATCAGCCAGGAGGCCAACTGCGCGCGGTCCCACCTCCTGCATGCCCTGGCGATGCTGGAGGCGGGCCTTTGCCGGTACGTCGTCTTGAGCTATGCAGACACCTCCCGGCTGGGAACGCTCGGCAGCCCGCCCTCATACACCGACAAGGCGGTGTTCGGACATTTCGGGCTGGCCGCCGACTATGCCTTGGCCGCCAGGCGCGCCATGCACACGCAGCACACGGGCCCGGAAACCTGGAAAAAGATCGCTGTCTCCCAGCGGAGATGGGCGAACTTGAACCCCGCCGCCCTGATGCACGGCCAAAACATGAGCGAGGACGACTACGACCGGTCCCGATGGGTGGTGGAACCCTTCCGGCTGGCCGACTGCTGCCTGATGAACGACGGCGGCCGAGCCTGCGTGATCACATCGCTTGAAAGGGCGCGCGACCTGCGGCATCCTCCCGCCGTGATCATGGGGATCGGGCAGCACAACCCCTCCCGCGAAATCCAGGCCTCGACGGCGATGGACGGCCCGACGGGCGCCTTCTTCGCCGGGCAAACGGCCTTCCGCATGGCCGGTGTGACCCGGGACGACATCGATGCCTGCCAGATCTATGACTGCTTCACCTACACCGTGGAGATCACCCTGCAGGACTATGGTTTTTTCGCCCCGGGCGAGGGGGAAAGCTGGTTCGACCACGGACGGACCGCCCCGGGCGGCAGCCTGCCCGTCAACACCTCCGGCGGGCTTCTGTCCGAGGCGTACTTCATGGGCCTCACACCGTTGACCGAGGCCGCCATGCAGCTCATGGGACGCTGCGGAGAAAGGCAGCTGGGCCCGGCTACGGGAACCAAAACGCCTGAGCTTATCCTTTGCAGCGATAACGGCGGTGTTTTTCAGACCCATTCCACCACGATCCTGAGGAAAGGATGA
- a CDS encoding conserved hypothetical protein (Evidence 4 : Unknown function but conserved in other organisms) produces MKPAMPGKILPQPNADTRPFWDFCRRHELRFQKCAACGHLRWPASFLCPMCYEKAAEWVQSEGKGTVYSYVVYHQAFHPAFAGDIPYVTAVIALEEGPHFLSAIVGCAPEAVHCGMPVELTWEDVGEGFSLPKFKPIQQR; encoded by the coding sequence ATGAAACCAGCGATGCCCGGAAAGATCCTGCCACAGCCGAACGCCGACACCCGTCCCTTCTGGGACTTCTGCCGCCGCCATGAACTCCGATTCCAGAAATGCGCTGCATGCGGGCACCTCCGCTGGCCCGCATCGTTCCTTTGCCCCATGTGTTATGAGAAGGCCGCTGAGTGGGTTCAGTCGGAAGGAAAGGGGACGGTCTACAGCTACGTCGTCTACCATCAGGCCTTTCATCCCGCCTTCGCCGGGGACATCCCCTATGTCACGGCGGTCATCGCACTCGAGGAGGGCCCCCATTTCCTGAGCGCCATCGTCGGCTGCGCGCCCGAAGCGGTTCACTGCGGCATGCCCGTCGAACTGACCTGGGAGGATGTCGGCGAGGGGTTCAGTCTCCCGAAATTCAAACCGATACAGCAACGGTAG
- a CDS encoding putative Drug resistance transporter, EmrB/QacA subfamily (Evidence 3 : Putative function from multiple computational evidences) — translation MPSLPYKWKALLTVAMGTMMATMDASITTIAFPELTRVFQTDLPTVMWVMVGYILVSSSLMLVVGKLSDSVGRSRIYTTGIAVFTLGLIACGLAQSIAQLVLFRLVQAIGAAMCVSCGTAIVTEAFPAGETGRGLGLLSISVSLGFILGPFVGGILLEWLDWRALFYVRIPVGLCTLIMAIVLLKKDTIQPGRIRLDILGTVISSAAIFCLVFGMGLVKTRGPAAPVVLFFIGSGIILLIAFIWVERRAVNPIVDLTLFKNKTLSYAMAGLFLFFLAGPAYILLMPFYLLEALRLSPLESGMLLAVVSASTLIASPVSGAVSDRIGRRWPSSFGAAAAAAAFFCMLGFDLETPPWAIIPILVLLGLGIGAFQPPNNSTIMNAAGTDHLGSASALIATERQVGISLGMALASAIFSARQEIYQDLLQLQDMDAAHVLRASIPPAFRDALLVAFFLSLGVLASALFSPRLEHAAEPR, via the coding sequence ATGCCGTCTCTGCCTTACAAATGGAAGGCCCTGCTGACCGTAGCCATGGGGACCATGATGGCGACTATGGATGCCAGCATCACGACCATCGCCTTCCCCGAGCTGACCCGGGTATTCCAAACCGATCTTCCCACGGTCATGTGGGTGATGGTGGGCTACATCCTGGTCAGCAGCAGTTTGATGCTCGTGGTGGGGAAATTGAGTGATTCGGTCGGAAGGAGCAGGATCTACACGACGGGAATAGCGGTTTTCACGCTGGGTCTTATCGCCTGCGGGCTCGCACAGAGCATCGCCCAACTGGTTCTTTTCCGCCTTGTCCAGGCGATCGGTGCGGCCATGTGCGTCAGCTGCGGCACCGCCATCGTCACCGAGGCCTTCCCGGCCGGCGAGACCGGCAGGGGGCTCGGGCTGCTCAGCATATCGGTCTCTCTCGGATTCATCCTGGGTCCCTTCGTCGGGGGAATTCTCCTGGAATGGCTGGACTGGCGCGCCCTTTTCTACGTGCGGATCCCCGTGGGGCTCTGCACCCTCATCATGGCCATCGTGCTCCTGAAAAAGGACACCATTCAGCCTGGCAGAATCCGATTGGACATCCTGGGCACGGTGATCTCGTCCGCCGCCATTTTCTGCCTGGTCTTCGGCATGGGCCTGGTCAAAACCCGTGGACCCGCCGCCCCCGTCGTTCTTTTTTTCATAGGCAGCGGCATCATTCTTCTTATAGCTTTCATCTGGGTTGAACGCCGGGCCGTAAACCCTATTGTCGACCTGACGCTTTTCAAGAACAAGACCCTCTCGTATGCCATGGCGGGTCTTTTCCTCTTTTTCCTCGCCGGCCCCGCCTACATCCTTCTGATGCCCTTTTACCTGCTCGAGGCCCTCCGCTTGTCCCCCCTCGAATCCGGGATGCTCCTGGCCGTGGTTTCGGCGAGCACCTTGATTGCAAGCCCCGTCAGCGGAGCCGTCTCGGACCGGATCGGCCGGCGCTGGCCGTCCTCCTTCGGGGCCGCGGCCGCCGCCGCCGCGTTTTTCTGCATGCTCGGGTTCGATCTCGAGACGCCCCCATGGGCGATCATCCCGATCCTGGTGCTGCTCGGGCTGGGCATCGGCGCCTTTCAGCCGCCCAACAACAGCACCATCATGAACGCCGCCGGAACCGACCATCTCGGCTCGGCCTCGGCGCTGATCGCCACCGAGCGCCAGGTGGGCATCTCGCTCGGAATGGCACTGGCAAGCGCGATCTTCTCCGCCAGGCAGGAGATCTACCAGGACCTGCTGCAGCTCCAGGACATGGATGCAGCCCACGTGCTGAGGGCCTCCATCCCCCCGGCCTTCCGGGATGCCCTCCTGGTGGCCTTCTTCCTGAGCCTGGGCGTGCTGGCTTCCGCCCTGTTCTCCCCCAGGCTCGAGCATGCTGCCGAGCCGCGGTAG
- a CDS encoding Plasmid maintenance system killer — MIRSFKCSDTEALSKGNRVKRFAAIAAIARRKLRQLEIACNLDDLTVPPGNRLEALKGDRAGQFSIRINRQWRVCFRWTEAGAEDVEIIDYH; from the coding sequence ATGATTCGATCCTTTAAGTGCTCCGATACCGAGGCTCTTTCTAAAGGAAACCGTGTCAAGCGGTTTGCGGCGATTGCCGCTATTGCTCGCCGGAAACTAAGACAGCTTGAAATTGCTTGTAATCTCGATGACTTGACAGTACCTCCAGGTAATCGGCTGGAAGCGCTAAAGGGAGATCGAGCCGGACAATTTAGCATCCGAATAAACCGGCAATGGCGCGTGTGCTTCCGATGGACGGAAGCTGGTGCAGAGGATGTTGAAATTATAGATTACCATTGA